tcctcttcctcatccaagTCGTCCTCTTCCGCTTTCTTCTCCATGACCACATGCTCCATTCCCATGGCCcggtcctccccctcctccacttcctcctctATGGTCAGGTCCTCCTTGGAcaggttctcctcctccttttcgtCCTTCTCatcctcctctctggccaggtcctcttgcttctcctcctccagggCTAGGTCCATCTCCTTCTCTTCTTCATCCCCCTGCATTGGCACATCCTCGTCCTCCTCTGTTCCTGGGTCCTCCGAGTCTATAGCCAGGTCCTCTACCTCCTCTTCCGCCTCTTCttccccctgcatggccacatcctcctccttctcctctgtgaccaggtcctcttcctcctgctcatTCTCCGGGGCCAAGTCCTAATCCTCCTCCACTTCCTTTCCCTCCATAGCCAGTACctcttcttccttctcttctttcTTCTGAATGGCCACATCCTCGTCCTCCTCCATTGCCAggtcctcttccttctcctcctcctaatTCAGGTCCTCCTTTTCCGCCTCTGTAGCCAGGTCCTCCTCCTCTCCACCTGCTCCATGGCCAGGTGCTCCACTACCGTGGCcaggtcctcctcctcttcctccacagGCAGGTGCTCCTCTTCCTGCTCCATGGCCAggtccttctcttcttccttttgcTCCATGATCAGGTGTTCCTCCACCAGGGCCACGTCCTTCCTTtaccttcttcttcctcttcttttaccttcttcttcctcctccgtCTCTGTGGTCaagtcctcttcctcttctgtgGAGAGGTGCTTGAcctcctcctcttctgcagacatgttctcctcctcctcctcctcttcttcctcttctgcagacatgttctcatcctcctccttttcctcctctacGGATATGTCCGCCTCGTCCTTTTCCTCTGTGGTCAAGTCCTCCTCCTCTTTTATGGCTaggtcctccacctcctcctctttttctgtgATCAGGACTTGctcttcctgcttctcctcctcctctgtctctagctcttcctcctcttcctctccttctgCGGCTGGGTCTTCATTCTCCTCAGCCTTCTCCTCAGGGGCAAGGTCCTTCTCTGACTGGTCGGTGGGGGGTCTCTGCATCAGAGAGACAAGGGCAGAGGGTGACTCTTGCTGGGaaggggggaagaggaaggacagGGGTGtaaagggatggggagagaagattTAATGTTTTCCCCTCCCATGTTAGCATCCaaaggcagagagatccccacactgcccatccCACAGACCCCAGGCCCCATAGCAGACAAGTCCGGACACTGTCCCTCTCACAGACCTCTCAGCcacagggccccatggcagagagatcatagaatcatagaatctcagggttggaagggactcaggaggtatctagtccaaccccctgctcatagcaggaccaaacccaactaaatcatcccaaccagggctttgtcaagcctgaccttaaaaacctctaaggaaggagattccaccacctccctaggtaacccattccagttcttcaccaatttactagtgaaaaagtttttcctaatgtccaaactaaacctccccttctgcaacttgagaccattactccttgttctgtcatcttctaccacggagaacagtctagatccatccactttggaaccccctttcaggtagttgaaagcagctatcaaatcccccctcattcttctcttctgaagactaaacaatcccagttacctcagcctctcctcataagtcatgtgctccagccccctaatcatttttgttgccctccgctggactctctccaatttatccacatccttcttgtagcgtggggcccaaaactggacacagtactccaaatgaggcctcaccagtgctgaatagagggggatgatcacgtccctcgatctgctggaaatgcccctacttatacaacccaaaatgccattagccttcttggcaacaagggcacactgttgactcatattcagcttttcgtccaccgtaacccctaggtacttttctgaagaactgctgcccaACCATTCGGTCCctggtctgtagcagtgcaggggattcttccgttctaagtacaggattctgcacttgtccttgctgaacctcatcatatttcttttggtccaatcctctaattccCCACACTGTCCCTctcacagacccctcagccccagggccccatggcagagagatccccacactgccccgcccacagacccctcagccccagggctccaTGGCAGAGAGAGCCCCACACTGACCCTTGCacagacccctgagccccagggccccatgacAGAGAGaaccccacactgcccctcccatagACCCCTCAGctccagggccccatggcagagagatccccacactgcccctcccaaaGACCCCTCAGCCCTAgtccccatggcagagagatccccacactgcccctcccacacaccccaagCCCCATAGCAGACAAGCCCGGACACTGCCCTTctcacagacccctcagccccagggccccatggcagagagatccccacactgcccctcccacagatccctcagccccagggcccatggcagagagatccccacactgcccctcccacagacccctcagccccagggccccatggcagagagatccccacactgcccctcccacagacccctcagccccaggccccatggcagagagatccccaccctgcccctcccacagacccctcagccccagggccccatggcagagagatccccaccctgcccctcccacagacccctcagccccagggccccatggcagagagatccccacactgcccttcccacagacccctcagatccccaccctgcccctcccacagacccctcagccccagggccccatggcagatgGGGCCCTTCACTGTCCCATCCTCCCTGGGAGTTGCCCCAAAGCATCAGAGACCCACTTCCCAGCAGTTCCCCCCATGCCCCACTGCAGGGGGTGGCTTTGCGACTCCCGCTGAGGTCATTGGGCTcacgtggctcaggccagaccccagggctgggatcccCCCAATGACTCTGACAGAGTGACTGGGTGTTAatggccccctgctcctccccatgcCCAGGGGGTCTCCTCACCTGCACTGGAGGAGCACTCAGCCTCCGTGTTGCAGGGAGCCTCCAGGGAATGGCCActctcccctccagcaccagttgagctgctggggcagcgatcccccagctcctgccctggggatgcctcctgctggcccaCGCAGCTGGGATGAGGGCAGGTCTTCCAGCAGAAGCAAACCCAGAGCTGCGTTGCCTGGCTCCTGCCGTGGGCTGAGTCCTGCCTGCCCACATTGAACTTGGGCCACCTCCATCTCGGCCTGGATGTTGTCTCTCTCTGCTCGGCACCAGCCCTGGGGGCTGGTTTCCTCCCGGTGAGCAAGGCCGAGCAGGACCATCTCCTGGGGTGGCCGGGGCCTGCTTCCCATGCCATGCGGATGGAGGGGCAGCTCTCTCTCTGGGGACGCTGGCAGCTGCTCCCCTCTGGCTCCGGGGCCACCTGCGGAGCCTTCCTCCTGAGATACCTTCTCAGCAcgtccatcctggaactgagcagggagcagccgtGAGTCTGGGGCAACATAGCCGCTCCCCAATGGGCCTGTCTTCCCCCCAGCTGGAAGTGACTCTCTCTCATCCCATGCCCCCTGGGGGACGCCTGGACTGGGATCTGCACACACTGGCAGGGATCACCATGCAGGCTGCTCCCAAAGCTCCCCAGTGTCGGGACCCGCTTTGGAGCAATGGGGTCAGTGACAGAGACCTGTAGTCAGTCTGGACAGGCATCGTCCTCCTGTAGCCCCAGGCCACATTCCCTCCCTGGCCTGAGaaggcagagaacccaggtgtccaggcTTCACTCCTGAGCCAGTGGCAACAGCAGACAGATGCCGCCTTTTCCCCAAATCCTGCTCAGTAGCTACCAGATTGGGGAAACCCGACATCAGCCCCCGACTCCTACCCCCGCTCTGCGCAGCAGACAGTGGGCAGGCAGCTTGgtcggggcagggccaggaggtgggagcagcagtggagcagcatggtgggaggaggggcacCCTTGCCCCGGAGACACACAGTAGCGTCCCCCTGAGCATGGTGCCCTGGTGTGCGATTAATTCTTGTAACAAAAAATAATGCAGTTATTTGGTTTGAGATAATCACATGCATTAACTGCAATTAAGTGATAGCCCTAATTATTATTttgaattacaaatatttgcactgtaaaaaaaacgaTAGTGCAATCTAGaaattgaagcatgaagggacatacaaatgtttaacatAACTGGCATGTAAAttccttgcaacaccggctacaatagtgccatgcaaatacctgttctcactttcagtgaTATTGtcaataagaagtgggcagcattatctcctgcaaatgtaaacaaacttgttggtccttgcaattggctgaacaacaagTAAGACTGAATGGAATTGTAGGATCTAAAGTGTTACATTGGTTttgtttagaatcatagaatctcagggttggaagggacctcaggaggtcatctagtccaaccccctgctcaaagcaggaccaaacccaactaaatcatcccagccagggctttgtcaagcctgaccttaaaaccttactagtgcagttatgtaaaaaaaaagtctacatttgtaagttgcattttcacaataCAGAGATTGccgtacagtacttgtatgaggtgaatcgaaaaataaaagaaattttatcttttttacggtgtaaatatttgtaataaaaataataatatatagtgagcactgtacactttgtattctgcttcagaggggtagccgtattagtctgtatcagcaaaaacaacaaggagtccttgtggcaccttagagactaacaaattcatttgggTATAGCCCACggaagtttatgctcaaataaatttgttagtctctaaggtgtgacaagtactcctgttctttttgcggatacagactaacagggctgctactttgaaattagtctctcaggtgccacaaggactcctcgttgtttttgtattctgtcttgtaattgaaatcaatacattttaaaatataaaaaaaatccataaaaatgcatttaaattaTAATCAACAGGCCTagttattggctttggatggaGTCCAACGGGAAATCAGTAAGAATTCTTTCCCAAACACTCACCCACTATCCTTCTGAGCTCAGAGGGTTTAACATGCATTGTCTGATCAGGGCTCACTACTGCCAGGAGTTTGAGAAGTGTCTATTCCTTCActggacagatggggaaactgaggtacagagatgggaagtgacctgcccagggccccacagtagggcagtggcagagccagaaagagaaaccAATAGCCCTGCAACCCCTACCCCGAGGCCTGGCTCCAGCCTTCTCCCTGTTGCCTGCTGCTCAATGGAGTTTCTTTCCTCCAAGAGGATGGAACCTGggtccttagaatcatagactatcagggttggaagggacctcaggaggtcatctagtcccaccccctgctcaaagcaggaccaatccccaactaaatcatcccagccagggctttgtcaagccgggccttaaaaacctctaaggaaggagattccaccacctccctagggaacccattccagtgcttcaccaccctcctagtgaaataggagCTCTGCAACCATTGCAGTGCGGATTAACGCATagggggcccatgcccaggggccttGGGCAACTTGGGGGGTCCTGGGAAAATCTCACAATACTCAGGCAGGATGATTTCGCTCCTgattttccccacagaaatgtttgtaatcaaaatcactatatatatatatatatatggggttTCTATTGGAAGTTAACTTGACTGCGTTCGATTATATAAAATGGGAATGTAATCAGGGTAGAGTAttataacaaaaataattagagcAGTGCAAGGGATATTAGGCAAAAAAagaatttgtgtgtgtaaatatttgTGTGTAATTATGCaaggttttaaggacctaaacCACACTCATGGTTTGTAAAATCCTGTTTGTAGGTTTGAGATAAATTaggtttgttttgttctgtttttaaatgaaaaaataatgccACTAAAACTCCATTTAAATCTTACATCTAAAagttccctgctgcagctccacaggCTGGATCCTGCACCTCCCGTGACAGGCAGGGGCAGGTGCAgagcgtggcagggcagggagacgaCATCTCCCATAACGGCAGGGCCCATTCACAGCAAGGGCGGCACTTCCCGTGGTAGCACGGATCcaacctactcctcctgctttctcctgacaccAGCCTCACCCTACCCGGCACCTCCTCATGGCAACTGCTGCTTCCGGACTCACACCGGAAATGGGAAGTCTGGGCCGGGCCTGGCAGTGGCTAACAGGAAATGGAGGCAAGAGACATGACCACTGCCATGGTGCCATGGGCCTCCCAGTGGTGAtgggagatggaggcagtggaTACCACATCTCCCATGGTGCCATGGGCCCGACGTGGTTGAGGGGAGATAGAGCCCTGGGAAGACGCTatatcaatattttcatcaacgatttagaccatggcatagagagtgcacttataaagcctgcagacaataccaagctgggagggattgcaggtgctttggaggataagattaaacttcaaaatgatctggacaaactggagaaatggtctgaagaaaacaggatggaattcaataaggacaaatgcaaagtgctccacttaggaaggaacaatcagttgcacacatacaaaatgagaaatgactgcctagaaaggagcactgcggaaagggatctcgGCGAGGGGgggtgtcatagtggatcacaagctaaatatgagttaacagtgtgatgctgttgcaaaaaaagcaaacgtcattgtgggatgtattagcaggagtgttgtaagcaagacatgagaagtaattcttctgctctactccacgctgattaggcctcaagtggagcactgtatccagttctgggtgcctcaTTGCAGCAAAGATGTAAACAAATtggggaaagtccagagaagagcaacagaaatgattaaaggtctagaaaacataagctttgagggaagattgaaaaaatgggtttgtttagtctggagaagagaagactgagaggcgaCAGAACATCAGTTTTCAAGTACCCCAGAGTGTTTGTTGGGGctactggagccgtgggacctacctggagatgctgaaatctcactcttgtctctctccccctgcctccaCCTCTGAGCCAGGCACTGGGCAGTTCAGTGGGGAAGGGATGAACTGATGATCATCAATTTGTTTTATGATGTGGGGGGGAGGTTTAAACTATTTCCCTGAATCACGTCTCCCTTGGCAGCTCAGTCACCATTTCAGCTAGAGCAGAGCTGTGGAGCCTGGGCACTGGGCCACCTGGAGCCTTTAAcaccacagccctggggagggggggctgagatggACCATCCCGTGAGGAACACGAGTCCTTCTACCATCCACCACACCCTAGTGTGGAactgctgctgccggctcaccccaTCTGTGGGGACTTTTATCACCTCTGCCTCCCTCTAGCTGGGGGTTATCCCTTCTGCACCTACCTGGCAGGGTAGCCCCCATCTGAACCCCAGATCCTGTCCCAGTTTTGtccctctgcccaccccacccctccgaTTTCCCCCCTTCAGGGGGATTTTCCCTCCTCCGATTGCAGGGAGCAGATTCTGATGGCGCGTGAGGGCAGCAACTTGTAGCTGTTactgacagggccgcccagaggattccgggggcctagggtcttcggcagcagggggccccctgCTTTGGCGGTAAGTTGTCAGCGGGGAgtccttccattccaggacccgccgccaaagtgccccaaagacccacggcagggacccccctgccgccgaattactgccgaagcgggacccaccgccgaagtgcagcccccaccgcgggtctttggggcacttcagcagcaggtcccggaacggaaggacccccccccgccgccgaattaccgccgaagacccaggtGCActccggtggcgggtcccgcttcggcggtaattcggcggcagggggtcatagaatcatagaatctcagggttggaagggacctcaggaggtatctagtccaaccccctgctcaaagcaggaccaaacccaactaaatcatcccagccagggctttgtcaagcctgaccttaaagacctctaaggaaggagattccaccacctccctaggtaacccattccagttcctcaccaccctactagtgaaaaagtttttcctaatgtccaacctaaacctccccctctgcaacttgagaccattactccttgttctgtcatcttctaccactgagaacagtctagatccatcctctttggaaccccctttcaggtagttgaaagcagctatcaaatcccccctcattcttttcttctgcaggctaaacaatcccagttccctcagcctctcctcataagtcatgtgctccagccccctaatcatttttgttgccctccgctggactctctccaatttatccacatccttcttgtagtgtggggcccaaaactggacacagtactccaaatgaggcctcaccagtgctgaatagaggggaatgatcacatccctcgatctgctggaaatgcccctacttatacaactcaaaatgccattagccttcttggcaacaagggcacactgttgactcatattcagcttttcgtccaccataacccctaggtccttttctgcagaactgctgcccagccattcggtccctagtctgtagcagtgcatgggattctgccgtcctaagtgcaggactctgcacttgtccttgttgaacctcatcatatttcttttggcccaatcctctaatttgtctaggtccctctgtatcctatccctaccctccagcgtatcaaccactcctcccagtttagtgtcatctgcaaacttgctgagggtgcagtccacaccatcctccagatcgttaatgaagatattgaacaaaaccggccccagcaccgacccttggagcactccacttgataccggctgccaactagacatggaaccatttatcactacccgttgagcccgaccatctagccagttttctatccactttaccgtccattcatccagcccatacttctttaatttgctggcaagaatactgtgggagactgtatcaaaagctttgctaaagtccagaaatagcacatccactgctttcccctcatccacagagccggttatgtcatcatagaaggcaattaggttagtcaggcatgacttgcccttggtgaatccatgctgactgttcctgatcactttcccctcctttaagtggttcagaattgattccttgaggacctgctccatgatttttccagggactgaggtgagactgactggcctgtagttccctggatcttccttcttcccttttttaaagatgggcactacattagcttttttccagtcatccgggacctcccccgatcgccatgatttttcaaagataatggccaatggctctgcaatctcatcggccaactcctttagcaccctcagatgcagcgcatccggccccatggacttgtgctcgtccagctttcctaaatagtcccaaactacttctttctccacagagagctggtcacctcctccccatacagtgctgcagagtgcagctgtctgggagctgaccttgtctgtgaagacagaggcaaaaaaagcattgagtacactagctttctccacatcctccgtcactaggttccctccctcattcagcaaggggcccacactttccttgactttcttcttgttgataacatacctgaagaaacccttcttgttactcctaacatctctggctagctgcaactccaagtgtgatttggccttcctaatttcactcctgcatgcctgagcaatacttttatactcctccctggttatttgtccaatcttccacttcttgtaagctgtttttttgtgtttaagacgagcaaggatttcactgttaagccaagctgatcgcctgccatatttatttttcttcctacacatcgggatggtttgttcctgcaacctcaataaggattctttaaaatacagccagctttcctcgactcctttccccgtcatgttattctcccaggggaccttgcccatcagtttcctgagggagtcaaagtctgcttttctgaagtccagggtctctgttctactgctctcctttcttccttgtgtcaggatcctgaactcgaccatctcatggtcactgcgtcccaagttcccatccactattgcttcctctactatttcttccctgtttgtgagcagcaggtcaagaagagcttttcccctagttggttcctccagcacttgcaccaggaaattgtcccctacactttccagaaacttcctggattgtctgtgcaccgctgtattgctctcccagcagatatcagggtgattaaagtcccccatgagaaccagggcctgtgatctagcaacttctgttagttgctggaagaaagcctcgtccacctcatccccctggtctggtggtctgtagcagactcccaccacgacattacccttgttgttcatacttctgaatttaatccagagactctcaggtttttctgcagtttcatactggagctctgagcagtcatactgctctcttacat
The DNA window shown above is from Mauremys mutica isolate MM-2020 ecotype Southern chromosome 6, ASM2049712v1, whole genome shotgun sequence and carries:
- the LOC123373275 gene encoding uncharacterized protein LOC123373275 isoform X3; amino-acid sequence: MDVLRRYLRRKAPQVAPEPEGSSCQRPQRESCPSIRMAWEAGPGHPRRWSCSALLTGRKPAPRAGAEQRETTSRPRWRWPKFNVGRQDSAHGRSQATQLWVCFCWKTCPHPSCVGQQEASPGQELGDRCPSSSTGAGGESGHSLEAPCNTEAECSSSAARVTLCPCLSDAETPHRPVREGPCP
- the LOC123373275 gene encoding uncharacterized protein LOC123373275 isoform X2; the encoded protein is MRESHFQLGGRQAHWGAAMLPQTHGCSLLSSRMDVLRRYLRRKAPQVAPEPEGSSCQRPQRESCPSIRMAWEAGPGHPRRWSCSALLTGRKPAPRAGAEQRETTSRPRWRWPKFNVGRQDSAHGRSQATQLWVCFCWKTCPHPSCVGQQEASPGQELGDRCPSSSTGAGGESGHSLEAPCNTEAECSSSAETPHRPVREGPCP
- the LOC123373275 gene encoding uncharacterized protein LOC123373275 isoform X1 — its product is MRESHFQLGGRQAHWGAAMLPQTHGCSLLSSRMDVLRRYLRRKAPQVAPEPEGSSCQRPQRESCPSIRMAWEAGPGHPRRWSCSALLTGRKPAPRAGAEQRETTSRPRWRWPKFNVGRQDSAHGRSQATQLWVCFCWKTCPHPSCVGQQEASPGQELGDRCPSSSTGAGGESGHSLEAPCNTEAECSSSAARVTLCPCLSDAETPHRPVREGPCP